The nucleotide window CCAGTGGACAGCTTTGTATGGTTGGTTGCCGTGGACTTGCTGATGCAGAAGGCAGCACCTGTGATTCTCGAATCTGCTTGTATGTTCCGCTGTCTTTTTCCATAACACAGAGGAGCATAATCACTGGCCATTTTTCCAGCATCGATGGAAGCGGTAGGCCTTACTTCCCTTTATTATTTGAGAAACTAATTCGCCCTGTTGAACTGTGGGATCAATACACTGCTTCTCGTCCATACTACAAGTACTCAAAACTCGATGCAGCTGCTGCAGTCCTTGAGAAAAATGAGCCCTTCAACTTTGGTTCAATGTTTAAGAAATCGCTGTTGACGTTCCCAAAACTGGAAGATGCAGATTCTTTTACAGTCAGCCTTTCATTTCTTTCTGAAGATCTAAGCCTTCACACATCAGCAGTAGCGGATCAAATCCCCGATTCAGCTCACCAAAGATTTGATATTGAGATGGAGATTCTGTCTCTTGGTCCAATGTTTGGGCCTTTGACAAATGGCTCAATAAGTGAAAAAGAGAACTCGTATCATGCTAAAGCTGAATACACAGAGAAACAGCTTTTCTTAAATGTTTCTGCTCAACTCAGTCTCGCTGGAACATCATACAACAACATCTCTTTGCTTTTCATAGAGGGGTTGTATGATCCGCATGTTGGAAAAATGTACCTCATTGGTTGCAGGGATGTTCGAGCCTCGTGGAAAATTCTATCAGAAAGTATGGACCTTGAGGCTGGATTGGATTGTCTAATTGAGGTGGTTATATCATATCCACCAACCACTGCTCGTTGGTTGGTCAATCCAGCAGCTAAAATCTCCGTATCTAGTCAAAGGAATGAGGATGATCCACTCTATTTTAATCCTGTGAACCTTCAAACATTCCCCATTATGTACAGGAAGCAACGAGAAGAAATTCTTTCGCGCAGGGGCGTAGAGGGAATCCTCCGCATTTTGACACTCTCTGTGGCAATTTTTTGCATTTCCAGCCAACTATTTTACATCAGAGATAATGCAGAATCAGTACCTTATGTCTCGCTTGCGATGCTAGGTGTCCAAGCTCTTGGCTACAGCCTCCCTTTGATCACAGGTGCAGAGTCTTTGTTCAAAATTATGGGCGCTGAAACCAATGAGAGTTCGTCTTACGATCTTGATAACAGCCAGTGGATCCGTCTGATTGATTACACTGTCAAGGTTCTTGTGCTTGTTGCCTTTTTGGTAACAGTGAGGCTCAGCCAAAAGGTGTGGAGATCCCGTATCAGATTACTGACGAGGAACCCTCTTGAATCACATCGTGTTCCAAGTGATAAGTGGGTACTTCTCAGTACACTGATAATACATGCTGTTGGATATACCATTGTTTTACTCATCCACTCTTTTAATACAAGCCAGAAACCTCTTCGTGCTGAACGTTACGTAGATTCCACTGGAAATTTCCACACGTTGAGGGAATGGGAAACGGAATTGGAGGAGTACATGGGTTTGATTCAAGATTTCTTTTTGCTTCCTCAAGTAATAGGCAACCTTTTTTGGCAAATCCATTGCAAACCACTCAGAAAGCTATACTATGTTGGGCTAACTTCCGTTAGACTTCTGCCTCATATATATGATTACATCAGATCTCCGGTTCCAAATCCTTACTTCTCCGAGGAATATGAGTTTGTCAACCCCAGGTTTGATTTTTACACCAAGTTTGGGGACATTGCCATACCTGTGGCTGCAGTTGTTCTTGCAATTTTGGTATATATTCAGCAGAGGTGGAATTATGagaagcttagccaaacacttAAACTGGGCAAGATTAAGCTTCTACCAGTTGGGTCCAGGGCATACGAGAGGTTACCTTCTGCGGCATCTGAAGCTGAACTTACCTCAGGGGTCAAAAATCATGAGAAAGAACAGGATGTAGACTGAGTAATCCGAGTGAGATTActctgaaaaacaaaaaaaggaaacaTTTACCGACTTATTGTATGTACATTTTGAGCAGTTCATATCCAGTGTTTCTGAATTgtttttcttcctccaatatgattttTCTTGTCTGATAATGAGCACACAATTTACTAAAAGAATCTAACATGCAAGAGATATATACTCCAGCGATCAGTTAATTTGCTAATAAATTTTCCTGGAGTTCAGAAATTTAACACACACCCTTTAAAAGGCCATCttatgatgaagatttgagttgtAATTTATATATTGCTTGATTTCTTTCCtaacaatttaaaaaaatttatcgCGGGTCAATGTTATTAACTTCATGTGCTTCTTTCCTTGATGGTTAAGCCCAAGATGTCTAATACGATGGCTGTTCCCACCTAATGTCTTGCTTAGATTTGTAACGCAAATTAAGGAACATGTGAATATTAAAGTTAGTGGAATAACTTCATCTAAACTGTTTCTTGAAGGGTATAAGAAAAGTTGGATAACTAAGAACTGTTTCTTGAAGGGTATAAGAAAAGTTGGGTAACTAAGAAGATAACAGTTCATTGTCCGTGCCTTCActgattatttttagtttaagcgacTATTTGGGTCAATTCCTTCAATTAATGGAGCTGTAAGTTTGTTGGCCCAACTGCTACTAAGAATATGGCCACTTCCTTTAGATTCTCCAATGAGTCAATCCGTCACCTGGTTCAAAGATGAGCATTTGTATTGCACAGAAATAtaattttagaaagaaaaacTTAAGTaacgccgttgccggggatcgaACCCGGGTCACCCGGGTGACAGGCGGGAATACTTACCACCATACTACAACGACTTTGTTGTCCAGTGATTGATTTCGATTATTTATTTACAATACGCTGCCAACAGAACGACAGTCGCAAATTCTCTTCCAAATAATGATCAAGTACCACAAAGCCACATGACCAAACCATGTATATTTGTAACAATATACCATCATTTCCTATCAACTGAATTTCAAAAGGAAAAGGTTGATCTTTATATTTAGCAAATACCTCGATAATAAGATGCACCTTTAGCCTAACTCAATTTCAAAAGTTAACTTGTGAGGTAAAAAATTACTATCTAAGACCATAAAAAGAGTTCATTTGCACCATCTATCCCACACTGATGTGGGACTTCCAATACAACTTTATGAACTTGGTCAGGTAATGGAACACTGAAGAATTTGGGAAAGGGAAAATGATAGGGCATGCATGTCCCTTAGCTTCTAGTGTATGATCACTGTATTCTTAGATGTTATAGGAATTCAATTGTCTGCTTATTGTGTCAGTGTGGGTATGGCTGTGTCGCCACTTCTCATATAGAAACATAGAATAGGCCGGCAAgcatccattttttttttttttaatgattttcaGCTTAACGCAAGGTGACAATTAGAGAGTTTATTACGGCTAAAAATTGTGGGACGACTCGCTGATCTGATCCTTCACCATTGTAAATCGTGATGATTAAGGAAAGCTTCTCAAgttcaataataattgaaattttaaagtaacAAGTAGTCAGAAATTTTAATATGTAAGTAGCTCTCCCTCTTATTGTACTGAAATGTCATACATTGATAAATTAGCAATGGCTCGACGTTTTAAATTTCGTTATAATAAGTGCTATTAAGCACTcttaaagttttatttttgaaaatgttGCTTAGTTTGTAACTTTGGGTTTTCTGCAAGAATTAAAAATACGTACTCCATACAGTTATAAACTCAGTGTTGTGAAAAATATGCAACTAGAAGTAATAAATTTGGTTAATATGAAATATGGAAAGACTTTCTGATTTACGAATGATATATGACGACATAATTACAACATTGCGTCTGTCATactaatattatattattttggaTAAATTACACTGAAATTTCTAAAGGGAACAACTCGAATAATTGAAAGTTGACAGAAGAATCGCAACACCATCC belongs to Nicotiana tabacum cultivar K326 chromosome 6, ASM71507v2, whole genome shotgun sequence and includes:
- the LOC107801842 gene encoding uncharacterized protein LOC107801842, encoding MGVKSFFASYWTMAGIIWLMLLSVGFVDSYVVVDGELGPRTRTSMTYKYERTDEVNKECAFVLASASEMKPDDNRIYSIKQELSFLNGDWWQVSNGASLMPFDDRDLLNKSLDLRSPSNLVSFWVTDVDRAHRSKKSVSVSGILQIGVTLDGLFSSKPYERSPHFDIWPGHSQLSVLFEGVYIESKKSQGERVMCLLGNTMLPSRQQESSDPWEWVKESGYTNQPPLMQDDRILLVLHYPITNTLTNRAIVGTMKSLNPKASFKYFDEVHMSSWLGTSSKYEFGSEKFVSKACDPYPYKDSLSTYINTYRGLDFCYILQRFTHQEALTVAPNWKCNGTDNFCSQLGPFKSDKEIKATDGGFKDVKLVLQDVRCDKSSFKDNDTFTRVSSVFRVVSPFENQFTAAQRTGLNNMTLSAEGIWKSSSGQLCMVGCRGLADAEGSTCDSRICLYVPLSFSITQRSIITGHFSSIDGSGRPYFPLLFEKLIRPVELWDQYTASRPYYKYSKLDAAAAVLEKNEPFNFGSMFKKSLLTFPKLEDADSFTVSLSFLSEDLSLHTSAVADQIPDSAHQRFDIEMEILSLGPMFGPLTNGSISEKENSYHAKAEYTEKQLFLNVSAQLSLAGTSYNNISLLFIEGLYDPHVGKMYLIGCRDVRASWKILSESMDLEAGLDCLIEVVISYPPTTARWLVNPAAKISVSSQRNEDDPLYFNPVNLQTFPIMYRKQREEILSRRGVEGILRILTLSVAIFCISSQLFYIRDNAESVPYVSLAMLGVQALGYSLPLITGAESLFKIMGAETNESSSYDLDNSQWIRLIDYTVKVLVLVAFLVTVRLSQKVWRSRIRLLTRNPLESHRVPSDKWVLLSTLIIHAVGYTIVLLIHSFNTSQKPLRAERYVDSTGNFHTLREWETELEEYMGLIQDFFLLPQVIGNLFWQIHCKPLRKLYYVGLTSVRLLPHIYDYIRSPVPNPYFSEEYEFVNPRFDFYTKFGDIAIPVAAVVLAILVYIQQRWNYEKLSQTLKLGKIKLLPVGSRAYERLPSAASEAELTSGVKNHEKEQDVD